ATTCTCTCGACTCGCAAAATAATGGTCTGAACCATATGGATGCTCTAGCTGCAGCACAAACAGAGCATGGCCGCGTATGCCAAGCAGTTATACGGGTGTATGAGCTCCATGAGGTACAGGAGGAGCACAAGCGCATCGTTGCAAGGAAATGGCCTGAATGGCTCGACCCTCTAGGCCAGTGCTTGTTTTGTTCGAGTAAACAGGGATATTGGTCGGCCACGAATTCACACGATAACTACTTCTGTTGTCTGACCCTATCTGCTCTTGGCTAGCTCATCCCAGCTGCTCGTCAACGGTACGGCCATGTACAGAACCTCTCAAGCAACAAGAACAGTGGATGGTacagcaagccaagccatcTGACGGATTAGTTCCATACAGTCTTTGCAGATGTGCCATGTTGTGGAATCACTGGAACATCCTTGTGAGCGATTGGGCCTGCAGTGCCTCCGTTGTGCGTACAGAAGCAGAGCGAGCAAGAAGCTCAGAGCAGTGGATCTCGATAAAGCATCTACGGGTCGCCGATAGAGTCATCTCGGCGCCTTGTCATTAAGGTTTTGGTGATTTATCAGCATGTTGGGGAAGGGAATGGGCTACAGGCGTTAATGTAGCATTATGCCGGCGTCTATCGTGTTAGATTTCCTATTTGGACCTTTGACGAATACCATCAGAATGAGTCGAAGTTTAGGATGGTGTCTACCCCCACAGCACCCCTTGATTTGTTTCTCGGCATGGTTCACGCGGCCAATATTTTGGTTCTGGTGTCGTGAACTAAAGGATGAACAAGGTGTGGATCCTGAGAAGTGCTGCGTCTGCTTACTTGATGCCCAGATAAGTACGGTTGGGCACAATGTTGCTGGTTCCACTGGGATATATAAGAGGCTACTGGGCCCCTTATTGTTGTTTCTGATCGACCAACTCACTTGGCGTTCAAAACGGAGCCAACAATGCTATCAGGAGTTTTGTTATGTCAAGACCAGGCTACGATCCGCCTCGAGGTTTTTACACTTCAAGTTTTGACGAGAGTACAAGATTAGAGTTATCGCTCTAAGTTTTACCTTAACCTCTGCATTTTGGCTTTATCTTCTCATATGAGAATGTCCACGAGTGTGAGACGAGACAAAGTTACGTGGTTTGAAGAACGAAGAGTCATAACTGAAGAGATGTCAATAGTTTACACAATAATGATATGATGATTCGGCGTTTCCCCAGTTGATCGATGTTCCTTGAGACTATCGAGACGAGATATCACTCAACCAACGATGGCTGGGCCTCCGACTTAACCGTACCTAGTGTAACTAACACATGGGGTCGAACGAGTTTCAAATCTGGGGTCGCGGAAGTTGAGTCATCCTCGTATGCGGGCTTGAAAGCATTGACCAACCAAGAATGCTTTTCTCTCGCCGAAGTCTTAGCTTTGATGGTGCAGATGGTGGGCCAGGTTGACCAATGGGCATATTTCTTGGGGCGGATCTTACAAAAGTTCAGGCATCTGATTGGTGGCTAGGTGTCACTCTGCCTTGTCGCGCTTTGCCTTTTCGAGCACGCCGAAAGACTCAATCTCCTCCACTCTGACTTTCCCTTGAAGTGCTGCGCCATGCTTCCGCCCGGGCACCTGCGGCTTCCATCAAACAGACAGTGAAATACTTGGACGATGCCCTCCCCCGTGGCCTCAGGCGTTTCCTCCTtcacttcctcttcctcgttaCTATCGCGACTAATTCGATTATTCGATCAAGAGAGTATCTTGCATCGCAATAGTCCTCTTCAGTACTGACACTAAACAAAACCACAACACACACGCTAGACTAACACCGAAACTGGCGACAAGTTCGGTACCTCAAGGCTTTGCCTATCTCTCTATCCCCCTTCAGTTCAATCTGATACGCGTCAACGAAACAAGACTCTACGCATCTCTCTTGGCGCAGTCTTCCTGTTTCTCACTTGCACGTCCCATTTCGAGCGACCTCAAAACACCATAGTCTCTCGTTTGACTCATTGACAAGTACCTTACCCAAACGCTTCACGTGAGAGTAAGCAGGTCGGAGTAAGCAACTATCCGAACCTGTCACACCTAATGCGCCGATCGACTAACACAGATGTGTCTAGCCAACTGACGTGACCTACCAAAGCTCTCCAGGATATTGGATTTGGAGCGTATTACAGCAGTTCCAAGGCCCCGTCACCGTTTTCAAAATTTCGCCCTTTCAAGTAACTTTGAACGGAAATTTCGTGCTGCAATGGcgtccaacaccaacactctTCCTCAAGGATTCTCGGTTTTCCAGCCTACTCTCGGTGCTCAACTCCAGTTCTTCCCTGCCATCGGCACCCGTGAGCTCGATGAGATGATCAATGCTTACATGCCTGGTCCCGCCTCCAACCAGGAGAAGCGGGCCAGCATCGCTCTCGACTACTTTGAGTATGCTCACCTGACTGGACAGACTTTCAAGTTCTACCCTATCTACTCCGCTGCCGACTCTCCTGCTACTGCTAGCCCTCTTCAGGATTCTGGTTATGGATCTTCTTTCAACACCAGCCCCGCTACCTCTACCTGGGATTGGAGCAATGTGAAcacctcaagctcttctcgccGCTCATCTCCCAAGTCGACCTCCAGCCCCCAGGCCACCGATTTCTCGAACCTCCCTggcatgaagatcatgaccAAGGATGGACGTGATGTGACCAACTCTGCTTCCCGAGGATCCAAGACAAAGGAGCAGCGAGATCACGCTCATCTCATGCGAATCATCAAGGCTTGCGACAGctgcaaaaagaagaagattcgCTGCGATCCTAGCCACAAGAAGCGTGGTGTTTCCAGCACTGCGGCTCAGCCTGCTAAGGTGActaagaagacgaagacagtGGCTCCAGAACCCAAGGCCACTCCCGTTGTTGTTCAGGATGCCTTTACGCAATTGACATTCCCCGAGCAAGACTTCTCAGCCGAGCTCGACAGCTTGGCTGCTCCTGCAGAACAGGGAGTCGAGCCATGGGAGCAATTCGTTCAGTTCCCTGCTGAGGATGACAACTACGACTTCTTCAATGACCCTGAGGGCTACTTCTCTCCTGGATCCTCCTCCTTCCTTTCCGAGGACTCTACGAAGCCTGTCACTCCCACGACAGACCAAGACTTACTCCGTCGTCCTCGCGACGAGGACCTAGCAGGACTTACGGATCTTGCGGCGTATATGCCATACAACCAGACCGAAGCCAATCACGACTATGTGGACTTCAACCTGTACTCTCCTGCGTCAGTCTTCTCTGAAGATGAGCGTATGGTCCCGATTGAAGTTGCCAAGCAGTCTCTTAGTCAGCCTAGGTCACCAGCACCGAACCCACTACCGCCAAACGAGTCCTCGAGTGGCTTCTGTAGTAGTGGCGGCGAACTTGGCGGCGGCGACCTGAATGGCGATCTGTTTGGATCGCTTTCTGTGACCTCATCATCCGCACCTCAACAACTCACTACCCATGGCCAGCTCGGCCGCGAAGACGTCTATCGCGACCCTGGAGCTGGCCTGGAGTATTACGCCGCTACCCCAGAGTCTAGTCTCGGCTCGCAACTTCTGAGCTCGAGCGCAAACTCACTGTCAGACCGCGCCGCGCAAGGCTCCGTGTCTGAACCACTGTCTTCTGTGGACTCTCAGCTATCCACGAATAGTAACGTACGTGTCTCACTGATCATCTCGCTTCTGATGGCGTGGCAACTAACTTCGGAGAAGGTGACAATTAGTCGCGATATTATCGAGGCCCGCGGAGTAACAACAGCA
The window above is part of the Fusarium musae strain F31 chromosome 6, whole genome shotgun sequence genome. Proteins encoded here:
- a CDS encoding hypothetical protein (EggNog:ENOG41), giving the protein MASNTNTLPQGFSVFQPTLGAQLQFFPAIGTRELDEMINAYMPGPASNQEKRASIALDYFEYAHLTGQTFKFYPIYSAADSPATASPLQDSGYGSSFNTSPATSTWDWSNVNTSSSSRRSSPKSTSSPQATDFSNLPGMKIMTKDGRDVTNSASRGSKTKEQRDHAHLMRIIKACDSCKKKKIRCDPSHKKRGVSSTAAQPAKVTKKTKTVAPEPKATPVVVQDAFTQLTFPEQDFSAELDSLAAPAEQGVEPWEQFVQFPAEDDNYDFFNDPEGYFSPGSSSFLSEDSTKPVTPTTDQDLLRRPRDEDLAGLTDLAAYMPYNQTEANHDYVDFNLYSPASVFSEDERMVPIEVAKQSLSQPRSPAPNPLPPNESSSGFCSSGGELGGGDLNGDLFGSLSVTSSSAPQQLTTHGQLGREDVYRDPGAGLEYYAATPESSLGSQLLSSSANSLSDRAAQGSVSEPLSSVDSQLSTNSNVRVSLIISLLMAWQLTSEKVTISRDIIEARGVTTAQLESRPLETTTTTTTATTTTTLGTQSTETIAQSSYQPILTEGTEDSSGCRTSENHTVTAQAVLQRVDAQGDLQQPASQDAEIHNVAEDISQPSPALVVPVHQTTGSETQPDQSSMEAFASVAAMLIASTVWSFVSQQFAIQDKYRKEQTQTTVLSQRKVNGIMPSIREKVCGMQSSIRSGKTSVGRMVSMNRSLIAV